The proteins below are encoded in one region of Fimbriimonadaceae bacterium:
- a CDS encoding chemotaxis protein CheA: MATELDMSQYLELFLQEAEEQLDILERELLLLEQEPSDERLQVVFRSAHTLKGSGRAMGFENFAVLTHSMEDVLDQLRNGQLEVGTELANALLEGLDNLRKMSEGISAGQGDGIDCTALVQRLESFVRGEVASGPTTKPVKSELPEEEIDALRIASKDSPIWHASFTLQPDCVMKFARAFMAISAIQEDGELLHTVPAREKLEEEKFEQHFELYFHSKSPEESLKASFREISEVANFTLQVWKPPARQEQTDTVRNNLPQAPAPQAATASRKTETGQTVRVDVSRLDNLMNLVGELVIDRTRLASLASELATRHNDRSVDHLSEAVSHIARITSDLQDQIMKARMMPIETVFSRFPRVVRDLAQKLGKDVRMEVSGGETELDRSVIEVIGDPLLHMLRNCVDHAIETPDERRAVGKPTQGVVKLSALHLENHIVIEIVDDGRGIDCERLKAKAISQGLITTEQANRMSEKEALQLIFSSGVSTAKAVTEVSGRGVGMDIVRSNLQKLGGIIDLETKIGEGTKFSLRLPLTLAIIRGLLVSLGKHVYVLPLDTVIETLLIERREIQTVNQHEVIVIRGMTTPLMRLGATLGISSETGSPEDEPIFVVIVGLAEKRLGLVVDRLIGEQEVVIKSLSRFCGDITGVSGATILGDGNVALIVDVNSLVNTD, translated from the coding sequence ATGGCGACCGAACTCGACATGTCCCAATACCTGGAGCTTTTCCTCCAGGAAGCGGAAGAGCAGCTGGACATCTTGGAGCGAGAACTCTTGCTCCTGGAGCAGGAGCCTTCTGACGAGAGGCTCCAGGTCGTCTTTCGCTCGGCCCACACGTTGAAGGGGAGCGGCCGTGCGATGGGTTTTGAAAACTTTGCCGTCCTCACGCACTCGATGGAGGATGTCCTCGACCAACTGCGTAACGGACAGCTCGAGGTTGGGACGGAACTCGCCAACGCTTTGCTCGAAGGCTTGGACAACCTTCGCAAAATGTCTGAGGGCATCAGTGCGGGACAAGGCGATGGGATCGATTGCACTGCCCTTGTCCAAAGACTGGAAAGCTTTGTGCGCGGCGAAGTTGCTTCTGGGCCGACCACGAAACCGGTGAAGAGCGAGCTTCCAGAGGAAGAGATCGACGCCCTGCGGATAGCGTCGAAGGACTCACCGATCTGGCACGCCAGCTTTACGTTGCAGCCCGACTGTGTGATGAAGTTTGCGAGGGCATTTATGGCGATCTCCGCTATCCAAGAGGATGGCGAACTTCTGCACACAGTTCCCGCACGGGAAAAACTGGAAGAAGAGAAGTTTGAACAGCATTTCGAGCTCTACTTCCACTCAAAAAGCCCTGAGGAGAGCCTCAAGGCCAGCTTCCGAGAGATTAGCGAAGTTGCAAACTTCACCTTGCAGGTATGGAAGCCGCCTGCGCGACAGGAACAGACCGACACAGTTCGAAACAATCTGCCTCAGGCCCCTGCTCCTCAAGCCGCGACAGCATCTCGAAAGACCGAGACGGGCCAGACCGTAAGGGTCGATGTTTCCCGCCTTGATAATTTGATGAACCTTGTCGGTGAGCTGGTCATTGACCGAACCCGGCTTGCAAGCCTTGCAAGTGAGCTTGCAACGCGCCATAACGATCGCAGTGTCGACCATCTCTCAGAGGCGGTGAGCCACATTGCCCGCATCACAAGCGACCTTCAAGACCAGATTATGAAGGCCCGAATGATGCCGATCGAGACCGTTTTTAGCCGATTCCCAAGGGTTGTACGCGACTTGGCCCAAAAACTTGGCAAAGATGTGCGCATGGAGGTGAGCGGTGGTGAGACCGAGCTTGACCGCAGTGTTATCGAGGTCATCGGCGATCCGCTCTTGCACATGTTGCGAAACTGTGTGGACCACGCCATTGAGACTCCCGACGAGCGTCGGGCCGTCGGGAAACCGACCCAGGGCGTCGTGAAGCTCTCGGCCCTCCATCTTGAAAACCACATTGTCATCGAGATTGTGGACGATGGTCGTGGCATCGATTGTGAAAGACTAAAGGCTAAGGCGATCTCCCAGGGCCTCATCACTACCGAGCAGGCAAACCGCATGAGCGAAAAGGAGGCTTTACAGCTCATCTTCTCGAGCGGAGTCAGCACGGCTAAGGCGGTTACTGAGGTCTCGGGCCGCGGGGTAGGCATGGACATTGTCCGTTCCAACCTCCAGAAGCTCGGTGGCATCATCGATCTCGAGACCAAGATAGGTGAAGGGACAAAGTTTAGCCTTCGATTACCGCTTACCCTCGCAATCATTCGAGGACTCTTAGTAAGCCTTGGCAAACATGTTTATGTGCTGCCCCTTGACACCGTCATTGAGACGCTCCTTATCGAGCGACGGGAAATCCAGACGGTTAACCAGCACGAAGTTATCGTCATCCGTGGAATGACCACACCGCTGATGAGGCTCGGCGCAACTTTGGGCATTTCAAGCGAGACCGGGTCGCCAGAAGATGAACCGATCTTCGTGGTTATCGTCGGACTGGCAGAAAAGCGGTTGGGGTTGGTCGTCGATCGCCTCATCGGCGAACAAGAAGTGGTCATCAAGTCCCTTAGCCGATTCTGTGGGGACATAACAGGTGTCAGCGGGGCCACCATTCTTGGTGATGGGAATGTGGCCCTCATCGTCGACGTGAACAGTTTAGTGAATACGGACTAG
- a CDS encoding chemotaxis protein CheW — protein sequence MADLIGDVKAEATERQMVVFKMGTEAYGIDIFRVNEIIRMREITPIPRTEEHIRGLINLRGKTIPVVDLRTRLRLASNAETDLTRIIVVETDGGNVGIIVDAVSEVVSISSDTVDETPSLVGDPASDFVRGVAKRGDSLVTLLDLDKALAA from the coding sequence ATGGCAGACCTGATCGGTGATGTGAAGGCGGAGGCTACCGAACGACAAATGGTGGTCTTCAAGATGGGCACTGAGGCCTATGGGATCGATATCTTCCGGGTGAACGAGATCATTCGGATGCGGGAGATCACCCCGATCCCCCGGACCGAAGAGCACATCCGCGGCCTTATCAACCTTCGCGGCAAGACGATCCCAGTGGTCGACCTTCGCACCCGCCTGCGCCTCGCCTCGAACGCTGAGACCGACCTCACCCGAATCATCGTGGTGGAGACGGACGGAGGCAACGTCGGCATCATCGTCGACGCTGTGAGCGAGGTCGTCTCGATCTCGTCCGACACGGTCGATGAGACTCCGTCGCTGGTAGGCGACCCCGCCTCAGATTTCGTCCGGGGGGTCGCCAAGCGCGGCGACTCGCTGGTCACGCTCCTCGACCTTGATAAGGCCCTCGCGGCCTGA
- a CDS encoding caspase family protein codes for MTAGLLVGASALAHGQAWNDAYQRALAAARSQNWMAARDAFQEAIAIRPEDQAGPTVLPGSVTEPVRWRDGSPYSPNFGFAYANYKLAMAASGDDRNDFLNVAATTFETLLAKGQASSATYYFLNRVYGEQGRPDKQRNLEEALKQTGAAWRVDTEFVAPEEKASVVSATPAEIKPNEPIKAGATTTPGGILTPKVAAESTALVGRVPIVPTKFALIIGNGQGNIEGAGLSFASSDAMFLRDAIVQNAGYDEKNVELIVDATADQMRIAAAALAERMPADAKLMVFFTGVGVNIDGRDYLAGIDATMTTDTSHMLSKQEMYGMFLSKGAQVFAFFQTNRPVVGGRYFGQEYPLVGAISQAHATSPDAQCFATQSEGRLIGVYTKAFVDVVGTLRSNNIIIGEFGWQVFNAVRGGLPGQRDGGGSVQVPSLPVVRYMSPSAGF; via the coding sequence ATGACTGCAGGGCTACTGGTCGGTGCCTCCGCACTGGCCCACGGCCAAGCTTGGAACGACGCCTATCAACGGGCACTCGCCGCGGCCCGGTCGCAAAACTGGATGGCCGCGCGGGACGCCTTCCAAGAAGCGATCGCGATCCGGCCGGAAGACCAAGCGGGCCCGACCGTGCTGCCCGGCTCCGTCACCGAGCCCGTCCGTTGGCGAGACGGTTCCCCGTACTCGCCGAACTTCGGCTTCGCCTATGCGAACTATAAGCTCGCCATGGCCGCGAGCGGCGATGACCGGAACGACTTCCTGAACGTTGCAGCCACGACCTTTGAGACCCTGCTGGCAAAGGGCCAAGCCTCGTCCGCGACCTACTACTTCTTGAACCGCGTCTACGGCGAACAGGGCCGGCCGGACAAGCAGCGCAACCTCGAGGAAGCGCTTAAGCAGACCGGGGCTGCCTGGAGAGTCGACACCGAGTTCGTCGCTCCCGAGGAGAAAGCGAGCGTCGTCAGCGCCACGCCTGCGGAGATCAAGCCGAACGAGCCCATAAAGGCAGGTGCCACAACGACCCCCGGCGGCATCCTTACGCCGAAGGTGGCCGCAGAGAGCACAGCGCTTGTCGGACGTGTCCCCATCGTGCCCACGAAGTTCGCGCTCATCATCGGCAACGGGCAGGGCAACATCGAGGGTGCCGGCCTCTCCTTCGCGAGCAGCGACGCGATGTTCCTTCGAGACGCCATCGTGCAGAACGCGGGCTACGACGAAAAGAACGTCGAGCTGATCGTCGACGCCACCGCCGACCAGATGAGGATCGCGGCAGCGGCCCTCGCAGAACGCATGCCCGCCGACGCCAAGCTCATGGTGTTCTTCACCGGCGTAGGCGTGAACATCGACGGGCGCGACTACCTTGCAGGAATCGATGCGACTATGACCACGGACACGTCGCACATGCTCTCCAAGCAGGAGATGTACGGCATGTTCTTGAGCAAGGGAGCCCAAGTCTTCGCCTTTTTCCAGACGAACCGACCCGTGGTCGGTGGACGCTACTTCGGACAGGAGTACCCGCTCGTCGGGGCTATCAGCCAAGCCCACGCAACCTCGCCCGACGCGCAATGTTTCGCGACCCAGAGCGAAGGCCGCCTGATCGGCGTCTACACAAAGGCTTTCGTGGACGTGGTGGGCACCTTGCGCTCGAACAACATCATCATCGGGGAATTCGGGTGGCAAGTCTTTAACGCCGTCCGCGGCGGATTGCCCGGACAGCGGGATGGTGGTGGGTCCGTTCAGGTTCCCTCGCTGCCAGTAGTCCGATACATGAGCCCGAGCGCCGGCTTCTAA
- a CDS encoding type III pantothenate kinase — protein sequence MLWAIDVGNTHTVIGRHDGQGWRAVWRLETGAHTEDALAATLHSLCELSHLPFAAETVIVGSVVPTEDTVWRRLSQKWLHVEPRFLERGDQVGLRVTYNPPHAVGADRLANALAAIERYGTPVVVVDFGTATTFDTVDAEASYVGGAIMPGVEVAVQALAQHTAKLPPIELKLPGEAIGRNTVAALESGVMYGYAGSVDAVAARIVQELGGRAKVVATGGLGEVFATMCERIDVFEGNLTLDGLLLAAERMS from the coding sequence ATGCTCTGGGCGATTGACGTAGGGAACACCCATACCGTGATCGGCCGTCACGACGGCCAGGGGTGGAGGGCGGTGTGGCGGCTCGAGACCGGCGCGCACACGGAGGACGCCTTGGCCGCGACCTTGCACTCGCTTTGCGAGCTCTCGCACCTACCCTTCGCGGCGGAGACGGTGATCGTCGGGTCGGTCGTACCGACCGAGGACACGGTCTGGCGGCGGCTCTCACAGAAGTGGCTGCACGTCGAGCCGCGCTTTTTGGAGCGGGGCGACCAGGTGGGGCTCCGCGTGACTTACAACCCGCCCCATGCGGTCGGGGCAGACCGCTTGGCGAACGCGCTGGCCGCGATCGAGCGGTACGGCACGCCCGTGGTCGTTGTGGATTTCGGGACGGCGACGACGTTCGACACGGTGGACGCCGAGGCGAGCTATGTCGGCGGCGCGATCATGCCGGGGGTCGAGGTCGCAGTCCAGGCGCTTGCCCAGCACACGGCGAAGCTGCCTCCGATCGAATTGAAGCTGCCCGGCGAAGCGATCGGGCGCAACACGGTGGCGGCCCTGGAGAGCGGCGTCATGTACGGCTATGCCGGTTCGGTGGACGCTGTGGCCGCGCGCATCGTCCAGGAGTTGGGTGGCCGGGCGAAGGTCGTCGCCACGGGCGGTTTGGGCGAGGTCTTCGCCACGATGTGCGAGAGGATCGACGTGTTCGAGGGCAATCTGACTTTGGACGGGTTGCTTCTTGCGGCCGAGCGCATGAGTTGA
- the glmM gene encoding phosphoglucosamine mutase, translating into MKKLFGTDGVRGVANQFLTPEMVFQIGQAAGRRMAGQGLGKVLIARDTRRSGPMLGAALASGFCSSGQDVDAIGVFPTGGVSWILRQGGFGLGAVVSASHNPAPDNGVKLLGPDGRKASAEMEAWVTEHMGAEPATRPTGPEIGYLAQPKQLGAAYEDWLVSLVPEGLEGLTVAVDAGNGAAYEIAPRVLERLGACVTATGCAPDGVNINAEGGATKPETILGLTKSEGCAVGVAFDGDADRAVFCDDQGRLINGDRTMAIWCHHWRKHGRLEPPLVVGTVMTNGGFEQAMKRDGIEVHRTDVGDKYVSARLGETSGRIGGEQSGHIIFPEHLPTGDGLVTCLELLRVLQREGKRAAEFFDDYEPWPQLLINVGVGQKEGWEQSPRVVQALEDARGALDGRGRINVRASGTQPMIRVMVEADAGSVRDAVAESVVAALVESLDGEVVGRVDLTYALGD; encoded by the coding sequence TTGAAAAAACTCTTCGGGACCGACGGCGTGCGGGGCGTCGCCAACCAGTTCCTCACGCCCGAAATGGTGTTTCAGATCGGCCAAGCGGCGGGCCGCAGGATGGCGGGCCAAGGGTTAGGCAAGGTGCTCATCGCTCGGGACACGCGGCGGAGCGGCCCGATGCTGGGCGCTGCTCTGGCGAGTGGGTTCTGCAGTTCGGGTCAGGACGTCGATGCCATCGGGGTTTTCCCGACGGGCGGCGTCAGCTGGATCCTTCGGCAGGGCGGTTTTGGGCTCGGGGCGGTGGTCTCCGCGAGCCATAACCCGGCTCCCGACAACGGGGTCAAACTGCTCGGCCCTGACGGCCGCAAGGCATCGGCGGAGATGGAAGCGTGGGTCACGGAGCACATGGGAGCAGAACCGGCCACGCGCCCGACCGGGCCGGAGATCGGCTACCTGGCCCAGCCGAAGCAGCTTGGCGCGGCCTATGAAGATTGGCTGGTCTCGCTCGTGCCTGAAGGGCTCGAGGGCCTGACCGTCGCGGTCGATGCCGGCAACGGCGCCGCCTACGAGATCGCCCCACGGGTCCTGGAGCGGCTGGGCGCGTGCGTCACGGCGACCGGGTGCGCGCCCGACGGTGTGAACATCAATGCGGAAGGCGGTGCGACCAAACCTGAGACCATCCTCGGGCTGACGAAATCGGAGGGGTGCGCCGTGGGCGTGGCCTTCGACGGCGACGCCGACCGCGCCGTCTTCTGCGACGACCAGGGCCGCCTTATCAATGGCGACCGGACCATGGCCATCTGGTGCCATCACTGGCGCAAGCACGGTCGCCTGGAGCCGCCGCTCGTGGTCGGCACGGTCATGACGAACGGCGGGTTTGAGCAGGCCATGAAGCGCGACGGGATCGAGGTCCATCGGACCGACGTCGGCGACAAATACGTCAGCGCGAGGCTGGGCGAGACCTCTGGGAGGATCGGTGGCGAACAGAGTGGGCACATCATCTTTCCCGAGCACCTGCCGACCGGGGACGGGCTCGTCACTTGTCTCGAGTTGCTTCGCGTCCTGCAACGCGAAGGCAAGCGGGCCGCCGAGTTTTTCGACGACTACGAACCCTGGCCGCAGCTCCTGATCAATGTCGGGGTCGGGCAGAAGGAGGGCTGGGAGCAGTCGCCGCGCGTCGTGCAGGCCCTCGAGGACGCTCGAGGAGCGCTTGACGGTCGCGGGCGCATCAACGTCCGCGCTAGTGGCACCCAACCGATGATCCGGGTCATGGTCGAGGCGGACGCGGGCAGCGTGCGCGATGCCGTGGCAGAGAGCGTGGTGGCGGCCCTGGTGGAGTCGCTGGACGGGGAAGTGGTGGGACGGGTCGATCTGACTTATGCTCTGGGCGATTGA
- a CDS encoding nucleotide exchange factor GrpE → MDNRVETPEPINEPISSQEGLTEGATSEITDLKRQVTALQSEKEALKDQLLRAMAEAQNVQRRIRAQAEEDKKFAVLPLVEMLLPVLDNLERTMRAAEQGASLEKLLEGVGAVDRQLRRALESASVNQIDAHGRQFDPEHHEALAELPSEEHNEGTVAEVLETGYTLHGRVVRPARVKVTTKP, encoded by the coding sequence GTGGACAATAGAGTGGAAACTCCCGAACCTATTAACGAACCGATAAGTTCGCAAGAGGGCCTCACGGAAGGGGCCACGTCAGAGATAACTGACCTGAAACGGCAGGTCACGGCCCTTCAATCTGAGAAGGAGGCTCTGAAAGACCAACTCTTGAGGGCCATGGCAGAAGCCCAAAACGTTCAAAGGCGTATCCGGGCCCAAGCCGAAGAGGACAAGAAGTTTGCGGTCCTGCCACTGGTGGAGATGCTTCTCCCCGTGCTGGACAACCTCGAGCGGACGATGCGTGCGGCCGAGCAAGGTGCGAGCCTGGAGAAGCTGCTTGAAGGGGTCGGGGCGGTCGACCGACAGCTGAGAAGGGCCCTGGAGTCCGCCTCGGTGAACCAGATCGATGCCCACGGGCGCCAGTTCGACCCCGAACACCATGAAGCGCTCGCCGAGCTGCCGTCAGAGGAGCATAACGAGGGCACTGTGGCGGAGGTCCTGGAGACGGGGTACACGCTTCACGGCAGGGTCGTGCGGCCAGCGCGCGTGAAGGTCACGACAAAACCTTGA
- the der gene encoding ribosome biogenesis GTPase Der yields the protein MNHEEDSTVRFGGSRGLGRYDSPPMTYRLPTLVIVGRPNVGKSTLFNRIIGQRVAVVQDQPGVTRDRLYAEFEHKGQRFRLVDTGGILFSADDPLIEQIRVQAKVAMEEADAILFVVDAAEGINPSDWDLARELRGLRQPVLLVATKADNMDRSAEAQEFYSLGFGNVFTVSGIHGRGVKELLDEATEGLQGADKEPEGEEETKLAIIGRPNVGKSSMLNALTGEERAIVSDVPGTTRDAIDTPILWKNRKVRLIDTAGIRRRGKVQGSIEYYMVLRATNAMERADCALLVVDGKEGLTDGDKRVAKSSFDLGKPLVVAVNKWDLQEPPTGDLGRDSPLKKDFKRTIRNELPEMGYAPIRFTSASETSGMEGIMNAVFSSVENWSFRVSTGVLNRLIQDAVFERPLTRKGRPLKVYYCTQPQTRPPTFILFVNDEELVHFSYLRYIENRIRKAFPLDGTPIRVIARSSKGKYDD from the coding sequence GTGAACCACGAGGAGGACTCTACCGTAAGGTTTGGTGGCTCCCGGGGGCTCGGGAGGTACGATAGCCCTCCCATGACATACCGGCTCCCGACCCTGGTGATCGTTGGCCGGCCGAACGTCGGAAAGAGTACGCTGTTCAACAGGATCATTGGCCAGCGCGTCGCGGTCGTTCAAGATCAGCCGGGCGTGACAAGGGACCGCCTCTACGCTGAGTTTGAGCATAAAGGTCAACGGTTTCGGCTGGTCGATACCGGAGGGATCCTTTTCTCGGCGGACGACCCGCTCATCGAGCAGATCCGCGTCCAGGCGAAGGTCGCTATGGAAGAAGCGGACGCAATCCTCTTTGTGGTCGACGCAGCCGAAGGCATCAATCCGTCCGACTGGGACCTTGCGCGGGAACTGCGCGGTCTTCGACAACCTGTGTTGCTCGTAGCGACTAAAGCGGACAATATGGACCGTTCCGCAGAGGCGCAGGAGTTTTATAGCTTAGGGTTTGGAAACGTCTTTACTGTCAGCGGTATTCATGGCCGCGGCGTTAAGGAGTTGCTCGATGAGGCAACGGAAGGCTTACAAGGGGCCGATAAAGAACCAGAAGGTGAAGAAGAAACCAAGCTCGCTATCATTGGTAGGCCCAACGTTGGAAAGTCATCAATGCTTAACGCCCTTACGGGTGAGGAGCGGGCAATAGTCAGCGACGTTCCCGGAACGACCCGCGACGCGATCGATACGCCTATCCTGTGGAAAAACCGAAAGGTGCGGTTAATTGATACCGCAGGCATACGTCGACGCGGCAAGGTGCAGGGGTCGATCGAATATTACATGGTCCTTCGTGCAACGAACGCGATGGAGCGGGCGGACTGCGCGCTGCTCGTGGTGGACGGCAAGGAAGGGCTGACCGACGGGGACAAACGCGTGGCGAAGAGTAGCTTTGACCTTGGAAAGCCGCTGGTCGTGGCAGTGAACAAGTGGGACCTCCAGGAGCCGCCAACGGGCGACTTGGGTCGGGACTCGCCCCTTAAGAAGGATTTCAAGAGGACGATTCGGAACGAGCTTCCGGAGATGGGCTATGCGCCGATTCGCTTCACTTCTGCGAGCGAGACCTCGGGCATGGAAGGCATCATGAATGCGGTTTTCTCGTCGGTGGAAAACTGGAGCTTCCGGGTTTCAACTGGTGTGCTCAACCGACTGATCCAGGACGCTGTCTTCGAGCGGCCCCTCACGAGAAAGGGGCGTCCTCTAAAGGTGTACTATTGCACCCAGCCCCAGACCCGTCCACCAACGTTCATCCTCTTCGTGAACGACGAGGAGTTGGTGCACTTCTCCTATTTGCGATACATCGAAAATAGGATCAGGAAGGCTTTCCCATTGGACGGTACACCCATAAGGGTCATCGCCAGATCGAGCAAAGGGAAGTACGACGACTAG
- a CDS encoding acyloxyacyl hydrolase has protein sequence MVHHWPLALALFPIVACAAPETDQKKGPSWYVKAGPVFGQSFIGSEDTRRGAIYAIGYENESGMTRIRNWRGSYGFEFYYMFTKGGGFEHIPVNNMRSYGALFRLTYPVRLIPRLQTHLELGWGLVYNSITTRDLDSKLNSTPVVGLVFDVSPWLFQARFFHMSNGGLKGDNQGSNQFQFLVGYRF, from the coding sequence GTGGTTCACCACTGGCCCCTGGCCCTGGCCCTTTTCCCCATCGTCGCGTGCGCAGCGCCAGAGACCGACCAGAAAAAAGGCCCGTCTTGGTACGTGAAGGCAGGGCCCGTTTTTGGGCAGTCCTTCATCGGTTCCGAAGACACTCGGCGAGGGGCAATCTATGCGATAGGCTATGAGAACGAGTCCGGAATGACCCGCATCAGAAACTGGCGAGGCTCTTATGGGTTCGAGTTCTACTACATGTTCACAAAGGGGGGAGGCTTCGAACACATTCCCGTTAACAACATGCGAAGCTACGGGGCCCTTTTTCGGTTAACCTATCCCGTTCGGTTGATACCAAGGCTCCAAACTCACTTGGAACTGGGGTGGGGACTTGTCTACAATTCCATCACGACACGCGACCTGGACAGCAAACTGAACTCGACCCCCGTCGTCGGCTTGGTCTTTGACGTATCGCCATGGTTGTTCCAAGCCCGCTTCTTCCATATGTCAAACGGGGGCCTTAAGGGCGACAATCAAGGCTCGAACCAGTTTCAGTTCTTGGTCGGTTACCGGTTTTAA